From the genome of Planctomycetota bacterium:
CTCGCCGCAGCCGGCGCCGCCGCTTCAATCTTCGCCGCATCCTCCGGCTTGACCTGCGCGAACGCCAGCGAGGTGATGCACAACAAAACGCAAACGGCAAATTGACGGACGCGGTTCATGGCGGGCTCCGTGAAGAGAATGTCCAATGTCCGAGCACCAATGACCAAGGGAATGTTCAAAAAGCCAATGTCAAAATGAAAGGCAGCATGCCGTTCCTTCATTGGTCATCGGGGTTTGGTCATTGGTCATTCCTTTGATTAATTAATCGGCTTGATGTTCACATTGCGGAACTGCACCGGGTCGTTGTGACCGGCGAAGCCGAAGTGTCCGCTCAGGCGGTCGCGGCCCTTGAACTTGTCGATGGGGTAGTGCATCTTCGCCGGGTCGGCCTTGTCCAGATCGGTGTCGAGGATGATGAAACCGTTGAGCTCGACGGTGATGTGATGACCTTTGACGGTGACGGTCTGGTAGTTCCATTCGCCGACGGGTCGCTGGTAGCCCTGCAGCGCGGCGACCTGCGAGTAGGCCGAGCCGTGGAACTGGGCGGGGTGCAGATCCTTGTACTGCGGGGCGGTGTTGTCGAGCACCTGCAGTTCGCACATGCCCACATAAGCCGTGTCGCCCTGTCCGGGGTAACGGATGGCCAGCCCGTTGTTGCCGCCGGGGGGCAGGAGGAATTCGAGCGTGGCGACGAAATCGCCGTATTCCTTGTCGGTGTAGATGGTGCCGCCCTTGCCGGGTTTGCACATGAGCGTGCCCTGCTCGGTGACCTGGTAGTTATCGACGGGGCCTTTGAGGCCGGTCATGTCTTTGCCGTTGAACACGGGTTCGAACCCGCCGTCTTTCTCAGCCATGTCGCGCAGGAACTTGTTGGCTTCTTCCGCGGGGATTTCACGCAGGAAGACGTTGCGCCAGCGGATTTCCCCGCCGTGGGTCTGAAGCTGGATCGGGCCGTACATCGGCACGGGCAGATACCCGTCGGTCAGGTCCTTGCCCTTGCTGTAGTAGTTATGGAACGGGGCCTTGTCGACGACGAGCTGATCGTTGAGCCAGACGCTCACGTAGTCACCGACCATGAGAATGCGCAGATGATTCCACTCGCCGAAGGGTTTGTCGGCGAGGACGGAGGGATTCTTGCCGGGCCAGCTCGGCGGATTGTTCCACAGGCCGCCGGACCCCTTGTCCGCGCCGAGGTTCCACTTGCCGCCTTCCTTGGTGTAGTCCCAGATCTGCACCTGCGGCACGCCGCGCAGATACACGCCCGAGTCGGCCTGTGCGACGGTCTTGTAGTCGACGAGCAGTTCGAAGTCGCCGTAGTTCTTGTCGGTGGTCAGGTACAGGCCGTGCCCGTCATTGACCAGTTCGCCGTTGTCAACGGACCAGTGGGCCTTGATGTCGGCCTGGCTCTTTTCCTTTTTCTCCGCCAGTTTCTCGGGCGGGAGGGACAGGTAGCCGCGCGGGTCTTCGGTCGTTGCGCCCCACCAGCCGTCCAGGTCCTTGCCGTTGAACAGCGCGGTGAAACCAGCCGGCGGCTGATTGTCCGCCGCGTGCAGCGGGGCCAGGCATGAAAGCAGAATCACACCGCAGAACCAGATCGCATTTTTCATGATGAACTCCAGGGAGCTAGAGAGATCGCAGGCGGGATGGTCATTGTACAACGGCAATCAGGCGCCCGCCATTGCGGCGGACCGAGGCGGGTGGACTTATGTCCCCCCGCCTTGTTGCAGCGCGATGAACGCCTCCCAAAGGTCCTTGCGGATGTAGAGCGTCAGCACCACGCCCCGGCGGAGGCCGAAGAATTCGTGATGATGCGTCATCTCCAGCACCGGCTCCAGCACGCCGTCGATCCGCGGCCCGGCGATGACCAGGGGGGCCGACGCCAATTCCCCCGGCTCGCCCGGCGCCGCCGCGAAATACCCCACCTTCGCAAACCCGTGCAGATAAAACGGCAGCGGCCAGTAGTTGCCCTCATCGTAAAGCCGAATCGGCAGGTCGCGCTGCTCCTTCGTGAGTGCGGCGATCTGCCGGCAGCGCTCCGCGAGTCGGCGCACATCGCGACCGGGATGCGCATAGACCCAGGGATTGCGCGCATCCGTGTGGAACCGGAAGTTCGTCGCATACGCCTGCTGCGCAAGCTGACCGAAACCGGCTCCGAGCGCGAGGACGATGATCACGCGCAGCGGCAACATCCGCAGCTTCCGCACGATGACGACGGCCGCGATGCCGCCGAGCACCATCATGCCGTGATAAAAACCGAGCAGACACCACGGCGTCTTGTACGGAATCGCCGAGTACATCAGCGCCAGCATCAGCGTGTACACCGCCACGAACCGCGCCCGCGGCCGGTGCTCGATGCTCAAGCCCCACCCGGCGAAAGCAATGACCCATCCCGCCAGCGACAGCACGACGATGAACGCTTCGCTCCACCACGGACCCGCCGCGGGGTGATGCCAGATCAATAGATCAAAGTACCAGTGCCACGGATGATTGTGCACCGCCTCGCCGCCGCCGCCGCCGACCTGACCGGACCCGATCGACAGCCACGAAAAATACGTGCGGACCGAATCGAGCGGACCGGCCATGTTCGTGAAGAACGAGGAAAAGAGCGTCACCGACACGATCATCGCCGCGGCGACCGCCGCGCCGAGGTGCGCCGGTTTCCACGCGGCGGGGTGGTACGGATCGCGCTTGGAAAAGTGCGTGGCAATACCGGCGACGATCATGGCGATCCATACCAGCAGGCAGGTCTCTTTGGTGGCGTGCATGAGTCCGACGCTGACGCCGCAGGCGATGGCCCATGCGAATCGCGGCTCGCGCAGATATCGCCAGGCCGTGAAGATCGCGGAGGCGGAAAAGAGCACGAGGAGCATTTCATGAATGTAGTAGCGGCTGTAGAAGCTCATCGCGGGGCTGATCGCGCAGGCGAGGGCGGCGATGATGGCGGGCCAGAACCCCAGGCCGCGCGCGGCGAAGAGCGTGATGACGACCAGGAGCGATCCGGCCACGGCGGACACGACGCGGAAGAACGCCTCATCCGTCTGCGCGAACGATTTCGCCGGACTGATCCATGCGAAGGGCAACGTCGCGTACGGCAGCGCCGGGCCGTGAAATTCATGCGGGTCGTAGACGTAGCGTCCGTCCCGCCAGAGCGCGGCGAATTTGACGGCGTTGACCGCCTCGTCGCCGTGCATCGGGCGGGCGTCCAGATCGGGGAAGCGCAAAAAAACCGCCGCGAAGATGACGGCAATCATCGCGGCGGAAGTGATCAGGCGTGTGGTCATCACGCGTTCATTCTACGGGAAACAGGCCGCAAGCGACCCCGCTAAATTCACTGGGGCTTGCGGGCGAAGACTTCGACTTCCGCGTAGTGGTTCTGATCGTCGGCGGTCGAGCCGTTGGACCAGAGACGCACATAGCGGGCGACCTTGCCGTCGACGGGGGCCAGTTCGCCTTCGAAGTTCTCGAAGTATTCGTAGTTCTTGCCCACGCCGAAGCCGGAGGAGTTGTCGTTGTCGTTGTTGAAGACGGTCGTGACGTCTTTCTCGAACTTGGGATCATCGCTGACCTGCACGACGACATCGCGATACACGCGGGGGTCGAGGTGGTTATGCCAGAAGAGGATCGCGTAGATCTGGTAATCCTCGCCCAAGTCGATCTGGACCCACTGCTTGCCCGGCGCCAGCTCGACGTATCGGCCGTCGAGCGCTTCCTTGTCGCCGTCGGTGACGAGGTCGAGACTGCCGATGATGGGGTTGGCGTCGGAGCTGGTGACGGGCTTATTGAGCGCGACGTTGGTCAGACCCTTGGGGGCCATGAACGGTTCGCGCGGCTTGCCGTGGCGCTTGCGGTCGATGTTCACGCCCTCGGGAATCTCCTTGGGCGTCCCGGCGAAGACGGGATTGGGCAGCTCGATCTCGAGCTCGGCCAGCTCTTCCTTGCCCGCGGGCTTGGGGGCCTCGGCGGCGGGCGCGGGGGTTTCGGACTTGGGGGCCTCGGCGGCATGTTCATGCTCGGTCGCCGTCGGCGCCTGCGCATGCTCGTCGCCGTGTTCGGCCGGCATGGGCTTGGTGTTGACGGTCATGACCAGCACGACCGCCGCGATGACGATCAGCACGCCGATGCCGATCGCCACAGCCGGTCCGCCGCCGCCGCCGGGATTGCCTTGTTCATTGCTCATAAGTCGATACCTTTCATCTGTGCGTCGAAATAACCGCGGTTTTGCGTGGGAATTACCGGAGGCCCAGTCGGCCCAGAATCACAGAGTATACGTGAATCACCGCCACCGCGACAAGTGCCAGACCGGCGTAGCGATGGATGGCGATCATGCGTTCGATGTCGTGCGTGCCGAGGAGGGGGAGCATGTTGATGAGCATCGTGGCGAGCACGACGAAGCCGGCGATGAGCATCAGCCAGAAGGTCAGCTTGGTGAGGCAGGAGAAGCGCGCCGGTTTCGTCGGCGTCGCCTCGCTCGAGTCACATTTGGAGCCGGTGCAGCACTCGCTTCGTGCCGCGCCGCCCCAGGTCAGCGCGATCAGCGCGAAGGCGACGACGAACGCCCCCGCCGCCATCAGGTGCAGCCACAGCGCCCAACCGCCCATGAATCCGACGGTCAGCACCGTGTAGAACGACGTGGCCGCGAGCACGAGGATGGTGACCATCAGCGCCAGGTACAAGAGCCGCTCCCACCAGTTCCACCGCGGCCGACGACCCAGCGACTTGCCGCGCTGCGCCAGCGCCACGAACAGATGCAGCACGAGGAAGACGGCGACGGCGATGAGCGTGTAGGTGATGGTTTGAGCGTACATGCGGCGACCTCACGAATCCTTGCGGCACCGGCCCGGCGCCCACCAGCGCATCATCGCCGACAGCGCCGACAGCAGCACGGCCGCCAGCACCACGCCGACGACGCCCAGCGCGACGGTGGCGATCGTCTTGAACTTGCTGCGCGCCTCAAACGACTGCTCCCAGGCGGCGAGGAGCTTCGCGTCCTGACCCTGAAGCTCGTGCATGACGAGCGTCGGCGGGTTGGGATCGGGCGCGGGGCCGACGGCGGCGACAGTGCTGTAATAGATGGGCTTGCCCGGGCCGTGACATTCCATGCAGCCGGTCGCGCCCAGCGCCTGTCGGGCCGGGCGGACATCGTGGCCGAACGACCAGCGGTACGGATTGGCCGCTTCATTGTCGAAGCTGACGATCGTCTTGCCGTCGTCACTGAGCTTGTAGGCCCGGCCCCCGCTGACGTAGACGGGCGTGGCGTCGGGCGCATCCTTGGCGAGCGTCCCCAGCGCCTTGACCAGCGCCGCGTTGAACTGCTCCACCGACTTCGTCGCGGTCAGCTTGTCGAGCTTGGCCTTCTCGTCGGCGGTGAGCTGATCGTCGGTCGCCTTGGAGCGTTCTTCGCCGAGGGCTTCGGTGCGGTCCTTTGATGAAAGTTTGACCGCGACGACTTCCGCGCGGAAATCCTTGCGGACGCGCAGCGGGCTGCGCAGTTTGCCGTACGCGGTGTCGGGGTCGAGGGGCGTGATCCTGTTGTCCTTCATCTCGCCCCAGAAGGCGGGCCAGACGATGCGCTGCGGGTGGATCAGGCCGTCGTCGCCCTTGGCGAAGACCGGCTCGCGAATCAGCGGCATGTCGTCATCGGTGCGGGTCTGCGACATGGTGCCGAGCTGATGTGCCATGGCGGTCTTGATCGCCATCGCCGTGTCGCCGGGGCGCGGACCGGCATGGCAGGTCGTGCAGGCGATGCGGTCAAAATGCACCGGCGGCAGTCCCTTGTGCACGAGCTTGGGCGAGCCGAGCCGGCCGGTCTGGTGACAACCCATGCAGGTGAGCGAATCGACCTTCACGCCGGCGTGGTCTTCTTCGCCCTTGTAGCCGCGCACCGTGTCGTGCGCGATGCCATTGCGATGGCAGTCCACGCACATCAGCCCCGCCTTGATGTGCACATCGCCGTCGTGCGTCCAATCCTCGCCGGCATTGGGCCCGACGCGCTGGACGGTGTGGCACTGATAGCACTGATTGTTCGTCGGCTTGCGGATCACATCGAAGAAGACGCGTTTTTCCGCGTCGAACTTCGTCAGGTCATAGTTGGCTTTTTCGCCGTCGGCGGTTTTCGTCGCCTTGCCCAGTCCGATCGACTCCATCGACGCCGCCTCGTAGTCGCCCTTGCCGACGCGTTCGTTCCATGTGTCGAAGCTGAAGCGGTGCGAATTGTCGTGACAGATGAGGCAGTCGATGACGAGCGGAGCGGCGGGCTTGGCGTTTTCACCTTCGGGTTTGGCGAACAGCGTGCCGGCTCCGCCGCCGGGGATGAATCCGCCAAAGGTCTTGGTGAAGGTTTCGGGCGTGATGCCCAGGTCGGCGGGTTTGAACGTGCCCTTCCATCCGCGATAGGACAGCGGGATTTGCGAGCCGGTGCGTGCATCGGTCCAGATCCAGGGCTCCCCCGGCCGGCCGGGCGTCGCGCCTTCGAGCGCCGCATTGAAGTGATACCCGTGCGAGATCGTCGCGTAGTCGTGGCACTTGCCGCAGGTATTGGCGGGCGAGTACGGCGGCGGGTTCTCCGCGGCGGGGTCGATCTGCCGCTTCTGCGCATCGTAAAGATGGATGTTGTGCACGAACTGGCTGCGGCTGTCGGTGCGCTCGAAGTTGCTGGCCCAAGCCGCGGGGGCGATGAGCAAGAGCAGCGCGGTCCATGCCAGACACCGGGTCGTGGTGGTTTGCCTCGTTTGCATGCGCGTCAGACTCCGAACCGGGGGAAGCGGGCACAACGATGCGCGGTGTGCCATTGTCCGCCAACGCGGCTGATTTTGCAACCGTTCGCCGCCTCGCGACCCCGCCGGTAATTCCGTATCATGATCGACCCCACCGGAAGGAAATCGCCATGATTCAAAGCTGCGTGACCATCAGTCTGGTCGAACAAGCCCGCGGCGGACCGTTCGTTTTCTGGGACGATCTGGCGGACGCGATCGCCAAGGCGTCCAAGCTCAAGTACGACGCCGTCGAACTGTTCGCGCCGGGGCCCGATGCGGTCAAGGCGTCGGACCTGGCGAAGATGCTCGAAGATCATGCGCTGGCGCTGGCGGCGGTCGGCACGGGTGCGGGGTGGGTCATTCACAAACTTCAGCTCTGCGATCCCGATGAGAAGAAGCGCACGCTCGCCATCGACTTCATCAAGACGATGATCGACTTCGGCGGCCCGCTGGGCGCGCCGGCGATCATCGGGTCGATGCAGGGACGCCACGGCGGCGATGTCGATGAGATGACCGCGATGTGCTACCTGGGCGAGGCGCTGCAGGAATTGGGCGAGCACGCGGCGGGGTACGACGTACCGCTGATTTACGAGCCGCTCAATCGCTACGAGACGAACCTGATCAATCGGCTCGTCGACGCGTCGGATTTTCTGGGCACGCTCGACACGCTCAACGTGCGGCTGCTGGCGGATCTGTTTCACATGAACATCGAGGAGCAGGACGTCGCGGGGGCGCTGCTGGAAGCGGGCGGGACGGTGGGTCATGTCCACTTCGTCGACTCCAACCGCCGCCCCGCCGGCTGCGGGCACACGATCTTCGAACCCATCGTCGCGGCGCTGCGGCAGATCGGCTACGAGGGCTATGTCAGTGCCGAGGCCCTGCCGTATCCATCA
Proteins encoded in this window:
- a CDS encoding TIM barrel protein → MIQSCVTISLVEQARGGPFVFWDDLADAIAKASKLKYDAVELFAPGPDAVKASDLAKMLEDHALALAAVGTGAGWVIHKLQLCDPDEKKRTLAIDFIKTMIDFGGPLGAPAIIGSMQGRHGGDVDEMTAMCYLGEALQELGEHAAGYDVPLIYEPLNRYETNLINRLVDASDFLGTLDTLNVRLLADLFHMNIEEQDVAGALLEAGGTVGHVHFVDSNRRPAGCGHTIFEPIVAALRQIGYEGYVSAEALPYPSPEEAAELHMLAYQKYFPPGEE
- a CDS encoding TIGR03663 family protein translates to MTTRLITSAAMIAVIFAAVFLRFPDLDARPMHGDEAVNAVKFAALWRDGRYVYDPHEFHGPALPYATLPFAWISPAKSFAQTDEAFFRVVSAVAGSLLVVITLFAARGLGFWPAIIAALACAISPAMSFYSRYYIHEMLLVLFSASAIFTAWRYLREPRFAWAIACGVSVGLMHATKETCLLVWIAMIVAGIATHFSKRDPYHPAAWKPAHLGAAVAAAMIVSVTLFSSFFTNMAGPLDSVRTYFSWLSIGSGQVGGGGGEAVHNHPWHWYFDLLIWHHPAAGPWWSEAFIVVLSLAGWVIAFAGWGLSIEHRPRARFVAVYTLMLALMYSAIPYKTPWCLLGFYHGMMVLGGIAAVVIVRKLRMLPLRVIIVLALGAGFGQLAQQAYATNFRFHTDARNPWVYAHPGRDVRRLAERCRQIAALTKEQRDLPIRLYDEGNYWPLPFYLHGFAKVGYFAAAPGEPGELASAPLVIAGPRIDGVLEPVLEMTHHHEFFGLRRGVVLTLYIRKDLWEAFIALQQGGGT
- a CDS encoding DUF1080 domain-containing protein, whose product is MKNAIWFCGVILLSCLAPLHAADNQPPAGFTALFNGKDLDGWWGATTEDPRGYLSLPPEKLAEKKEKSQADIKAHWSVDNGELVNDGHGLYLTTDKNYGDFELLVDYKTVAQADSGVYLRGVPQVQIWDYTKEGGKWNLGADKGSGGLWNNPPSWPGKNPSVLADKPFGEWNHLRILMVGDYVSVWLNDQLVVDKAPFHNYYSKGKDLTDGYLPVPMYGPIQLQTHGGEIRWRNVFLREIPAEEANKFLRDMAEKDGGFEPVFNGKDMTGLKGPVDNYQVTEQGTLMCKPGKGGTIYTDKEYGDFVATLEFLLPPGGNNGLAIRYPGQGDTAYVGMCELQVLDNTAPQYKDLHPAQFHGSAYSQVAALQGYQRPVGEWNYQTVTVKGHHITVELNGFIILDTDLDKADPAKMHYPIDKFKGRDRLSGHFGFAGHNDPVQFRNVNIKPIN